One window of Corynebacterium doosanense CAU 212 = DSM 45436 genomic DNA carries:
- a CDS encoding TIGR03085 family metal-binding protein, which yields MTFADTERKKLAQLFTEVGPDAPTLCEGWAARDLAAHLYVRENDPLSAAGMMVGPLEGRLDNAMEKQKSRDYAELVRDWSAGPAKLNPMRLMDPLVNGIEHFVHHEDLRRGDGVARPREFDAETTEMLLGKLKQMAPMLLRGSDKPVILTPTGGVPIVVGAKRGVAERGDDVVRVSGAPGELLLWAFGRDAVEVTMEGDERSVNR from the coding sequence ATGACTTTCGCTGACACCGAACGTAAGAAGCTCGCGCAACTATTTACCGAAGTCGGCCCGGATGCTCCGACCCTCTGCGAAGGCTGGGCCGCACGTGACCTGGCCGCTCACCTCTACGTGCGGGAGAACGATCCGCTCTCCGCCGCGGGCATGATGGTCGGTCCCCTGGAAGGCCGGCTGGACAACGCCATGGAAAAGCAGAAGAGCCGCGACTACGCGGAACTGGTCCGCGACTGGTCCGCGGGGCCGGCAAAACTCAACCCGATGCGGCTGATGGATCCGCTGGTCAACGGGATCGAGCACTTTGTGCACCACGAGGACCTGCGTAGGGGAGACGGGGTCGCGCGCCCCCGGGAGTTCGACGCTGAGACCACCGAGATGCTCCTCGGCAAGCTCAAGCAGATGGCCCCGATGCTGCTCCGCGGCAGTGACAAGCCTGTGATCTTGACCCCGACCGGAGGCGTGCCCATCGTCGTGGGTGCCAAGCGCGGAGTGGCCGAGCGTGGCGACGACGTTGTGCGTGTCTCCGGCGCCCCGGGCGAGCTCCTGCTCTGGGCTTTCGGCCGGGATGCCGTCGAGGTGACCATGGAGGGTGACGAGAGGTCCGTCAACCGCTAG
- a CDS encoding DNA translocase FtsK gives MSVKNTAPGRSGSSRQRRKTGATHPPTSALRAAETAPERTSSALRPVGNAVGSVFGAVRRGASRTTPDHTDHTDHSSGSSRPRTSEAPIQEPNGQENTEGSTRNDGIALLLLGLAAVLGASVWMDIAGPVGEYISLAAHFVIGAGALVLPVVLVALAIVIMLDLSPSGTVQRRVALGVVLIVVSMLGLIHLFAGDPADWAGRMVAGGAIGAGTGGILAKGFSSYVAVPLLILVIVYGALKVTGITVRQGYDLIADYIRDARNSGGERDTDDEDPYGHVSDDLDDIAEGRPVAPRTRSTPRPRGRGGRNSRMENYPPEETARAAEPKPDIDEPLDLFDDEEQHRDAKEEATDTTVLARPSRTPARKRQARPETGDHTDEFPAVQATDATEHARPAGSSDAVENSREAMRQAIIARSGIDPSAVPAATPRSESAPAVDTPPAPRVPETMSDYTPPSTDLLIDGEPPLTRTPLNDQTIEAITDVFAEFKVDAQVTGFSRGPTVTRYEVELGPGVKVSKITNLQPNLAYAVATDNIRILAPIPGKSAVGVEVPNIDREMVRLADVLNAPTVVANHDPMLIGLGKNIDGDFESHSLQKMPHLLVAGSTGSGKSAFVNSMLVSLLTRATPDEVRLILVDPKMVELTPYEGIPHLITPIITQPKKAAAALHWLVEEMEQRYMDMKSARVRHIKDYNTKVRSGELVAPPGSEREMRPYPLIVCVVDELADLMMTAPKEVEESIVRITQKARAAGIHLVLATQRPSVDVVTGLIKTNVPSRLSFATSSLTDSRVILDQGGAEKLIGMGDALFIPQGAGKPKRLQGAFVTDEEVQAVVDAAKNQADPQYTEGVTEDKAAEAKKDIDEEIGKDMDDLVEAVELVVTSQFGSTSMLQRKLRIGFAKAGRLMDLMETRGVVGPSEGSKARDVLVKPEELETIIWMIKGANPADAPKEESDDFDDDLSDDGSDDDGAEVSETRTVQATYNPSSGAF, from the coding sequence ATGTCTGTGAAGAATACGGCCCCAGGCCGCTCCGGGTCCTCCCGGCAGCGGCGTAAGACGGGCGCCACCCATCCGCCCACCAGCGCACTCCGCGCCGCCGAGACCGCCCCGGAGCGCACCAGCAGCGCCCTGCGCCCGGTGGGCAATGCCGTGGGATCTGTCTTCGGGGCCGTCCGGCGCGGTGCCAGCCGCACCACGCCCGACCACACCGACCACACCGACCACTCCTCCGGGAGTTCCCGCCCGCGCACCTCGGAGGCGCCCATCCAGGAGCCCAACGGCCAGGAAAACACCGAGGGATCCACCCGCAACGACGGCATCGCCCTGCTCCTGCTCGGGTTGGCCGCGGTGCTGGGGGCCTCGGTGTGGATGGACATCGCTGGGCCGGTCGGCGAGTACATCTCGCTGGCCGCACACTTTGTCATCGGTGCCGGCGCGCTCGTGCTGCCGGTGGTGCTGGTGGCGCTGGCGATCGTCATCATGCTCGATCTCAGCCCCTCCGGGACGGTGCAGCGACGGGTTGCCCTGGGTGTCGTGCTCATCGTGGTGAGCATGCTCGGGCTCATCCACCTGTTCGCCGGCGACCCGGCCGACTGGGCCGGACGCATGGTCGCCGGCGGCGCCATCGGCGCGGGCACCGGCGGCATCCTGGCCAAGGGGTTCTCCTCCTATGTCGCCGTGCCGCTGCTCATCCTCGTCATCGTCTACGGCGCCCTGAAGGTCACCGGCATCACCGTGCGTCAGGGTTACGATCTCATCGCCGACTACATCCGGGACGCCCGGAACTCCGGAGGTGAGCGCGACACCGACGACGAGGATCCCTACGGCCACGTCAGCGACGATCTCGACGACATCGCCGAGGGGCGGCCCGTCGCCCCCCGCACCCGGTCCACCCCGCGCCCGCGGGGCCGGGGCGGCCGAAACAGCCGGATGGAGAACTACCCGCCCGAGGAGACCGCGCGCGCGGCCGAACCGAAGCCGGACATTGACGAGCCACTCGACCTCTTCGACGACGAGGAGCAGCATCGCGACGCGAAGGAGGAGGCGACCGACACGACCGTGTTGGCGCGTCCCTCGCGCACGCCGGCCAGGAAACGACAGGCGCGCCCCGAGACCGGTGACCACACCGACGAGTTCCCGGCCGTGCAGGCAACCGACGCCACTGAACACGCTCGGCCCGCCGGATCCTCCGATGCCGTGGAGAATTCCCGGGAAGCCATGCGCCAGGCCATCATCGCTCGCTCCGGCATCGACCCCTCCGCAGTTCCAGCGGCGACGCCGAGGAGTGAGTCGGCACCGGCCGTCGATACGCCTCCCGCACCCCGCGTGCCCGAGACGATGTCGGACTACACCCCGCCGAGCACCGATCTGCTCATCGACGGCGAGCCGCCGCTGACCCGGACCCCGCTCAACGACCAGACCATCGAGGCCATCACGGATGTCTTCGCGGAGTTCAAGGTCGACGCTCAGGTCACCGGATTCTCGCGTGGCCCGACGGTGACCCGCTACGAGGTCGAGCTCGGCCCCGGTGTGAAAGTCTCCAAGATCACCAACCTGCAGCCCAACCTCGCCTACGCCGTGGCCACGGACAACATCCGCATCCTCGCCCCCATCCCGGGCAAGTCCGCGGTGGGCGTCGAGGTGCCCAACATCGACCGTGAGATGGTGCGCCTCGCCGACGTGCTCAACGCGCCCACCGTCGTGGCCAACCACGATCCCATGCTCATCGGGCTGGGCAAGAACATCGACGGTGACTTCGAGTCCCACTCGCTGCAGAAGATGCCGCACCTGCTCGTCGCGGGTTCCACCGGCTCGGGCAAGTCGGCCTTCGTCAACTCCATGCTGGTCTCGCTGCTCACCCGCGCGACCCCGGACGAGGTTCGGCTCATCCTCGTCGACCCGAAGATGGTCGAGCTGACCCCCTACGAGGGCATCCCGCACCTGATCACGCCGATCATCACGCAGCCGAAGAAGGCCGCGGCTGCGCTGCACTGGCTGGTCGAGGAGATGGAACAGCGCTACATGGACATGAAGTCCGCGCGGGTGCGCCACATCAAGGACTACAACACCAAGGTCCGCTCCGGGGAGCTTGTCGCCCCGCCCGGATCCGAGCGTGAAATGCGGCCCTACCCGCTCATCGTCTGTGTCGTCGACGAGCTCGCCGACCTCATGATGACCGCACCCAAGGAGGTGGAGGAGTCCATCGTGCGCATCACCCAGAAGGCACGTGCGGCGGGCATCCACCTCGTGCTGGCGACCCAGCGCCCGTCGGTGGACGTGGTCACCGGCCTGATCAAGACCAACGTGCCGTCGCGGCTGTCGTTCGCGACCTCGTCGCTCACAGACTCCCGGGTCATCCTCGACCAGGGCGGCGCCGAGAAACTCATCGGCATGGGCGACGCCCTGTTCATCCCACAGGGCGCGGGCAAACCCAAGCGCCTGCAGGGTGCGTTTGTCACGGACGAGGAAGTGCAGGCCGTAGTCGACGCGGCCAAGAACCAGGCCGACCCGCAGTACACCGAAGGCGTCACCGAGGACAAGGCCGCCGAGGCGAAGAAGGACATCGACGAGGAGATCGGCAAGGACATGGACGACCTCGTCGAGGCCGTCGAGCTGGTGGTCACCTCGCAGTTCGGTTCCACCTCCATGCTGCAGCGCAAGCTGCGCATCGGCTTCGCCAAGGCCGGCCGGCTCATGGACCTCATGGAGACGCGCGGTGTCGTCGGGCCCTCCGAGGGATCCAAGGCGCGCGACGTCCTGGTCAAACCCGAGGAGCTGGAGACGATCATCTGGATGATCAAGGGCGCCAACCCCGCCGACGCGCCGAAGGAGGAATCGGACGACTTCGACGACGATCTCTCGGACGACGGCAGCGACGATGACGGGGCCGAAGTGAGCGAAACCCGCACCGTGCAGGCCACCTACAATCCCTCGTCCGGGGCATTCTAG
- the dapA gene encoding 4-hydroxy-tetrahydrodipicolinate synthase — translation MSTGLTAKNGIDDFGVVSVAMVTPFDADGALDVASARRLAVHLADNGVDSLVLAGTTGESPTTSVAEKLELLTAVKDEVGDRVKLIAGAGTNDTARSVELARASAEAGADALLVVTPYYSKPTQEGVVRHFTAVAQATELPICLYDIPGRSATAIEADSIRRLAELPTVKAVKDAKGNLGESAQLIQETGLAWYSGDDPLNLPFLALGASGFISVIGHAAPEALRQLHTSFEEGDLARAREINANVLTPLVHQQARLGGASFAKAALRLQGFEVGNPRLPVVEPDTEDIEGLRRTMEKVGVL, via the coding sequence ATGAGCACAGGTTTGACCGCGAAAAACGGAATCGATGACTTCGGTGTCGTCAGCGTAGCCATGGTCACCCCCTTTGACGCCGACGGCGCACTCGACGTGGCATCCGCCCGTCGTCTAGCCGTGCACCTGGCGGACAATGGTGTGGATTCCCTGGTACTCGCCGGAACCACCGGTGAATCGCCGACGACGTCGGTCGCGGAAAAACTGGAACTGCTCACAGCTGTCAAGGACGAGGTGGGCGACCGGGTGAAACTCATCGCCGGCGCCGGAACAAACGACACCGCACGCAGCGTCGAGCTGGCCAGGGCATCCGCCGAGGCCGGCGCTGACGCGCTGCTGGTGGTGACGCCGTACTACTCCAAGCCGACCCAGGAGGGTGTCGTCCGGCACTTCACCGCGGTCGCGCAGGCCACCGAACTGCCGATCTGTCTCTACGACATTCCGGGACGTTCCGCGACCGCCATCGAGGCGGACTCGATCCGTCGCCTCGCCGAGCTCCCCACCGTCAAGGCGGTCAAGGACGCCAAGGGCAACCTCGGGGAGTCCGCTCAGCTCATCCAGGAGACCGGCCTGGCCTGGTACTCCGGGGATGACCCGCTGAATCTGCCGTTTCTGGCACTCGGCGCCTCCGGCTTCATCTCGGTGATCGGCCACGCCGCACCGGAAGCCCTGCGACAGCTGCACACAAGTTTCGAGGAAGGCGACCTCGCCCGTGCGCGGGAAATCAACGCCAACGTACTTACCCCGCTGGTCCACCAACAGGCACGCCTGGGTGGAGCCAGTTTCGCAAAGGCAGCCCTGCGCCTGCAGGGCTTCGAGGTGGGGAACCCTCGTCTCCCGGTCGTTGAACCGGATACAGAGGACATCGAGGGTCTCCGCCGCACAATGGAAAAAGTTGGAGTCCTATAA
- a CDS encoding ribonuclease J gives MTEPRKSSRKVTRKAGPPEADAVAPVFQAPEVPASTPDAAPSQAAESQEPAENAPREQKNESREDNGGNGNGRSRGRRGGRGRGRSGGNGGSGNNERGNGDRSDRSERGDRNQGGNGNNRNVVKSMQGNDLTRRLPEPPQQPRGSVRLYNLGGISEIGRNMTVFEYDGRLLIVDVGVLFPSSGEPGVDLILPDFGPIENKLDKIDGIVITHGHEDHIGAIPWILKLKHDIPIYSAKFTLALIAAKTKEHRQRPKMIEVNKDSDLNIGKFRLRFWTVGHSIPDALGLSIKVGGNHIVMTGDIKVDQTPYDGKPTDLPALSRFGDEGIDLFLVDSTNATTPGISNSELGIEDTLIRLTQRGRQRVIVSSFASNVSRVQMAVNAAVATNRKVAFNGRSMIRNMEIAEKMGYLKAPKGTIVSVDDASKMAPHKVMLITTGTQGEPMAALSRMSRREHRQITIRDGDMIIMSSSMIPGNEEAIYAVLNNLSQIGAEVITNKDANVHASGHGYAGELLFLYNAARPKNVMPVHGEWRHIRANKELAIATGVPRDNVVLAQNGVVVDLLNGKARVSGQLQVGHLYVDGVTMGDVDADVLSDRTSLGAGGAVSITCIVDDVTGRLLESPRVSTTGFSDDDRGVVPEVTELVENTMSDLAGQGENDTYRMVQQLRRGVSRAIEQKWKREPVILPTVIAMNSGSRVIGDEDVEVSRESL, from the coding sequence ATGACTGAACCCCGCAAGAGCTCCCGGAAAGTCACCCGCAAGGCCGGGCCCCCGGAAGCAGACGCTGTCGCACCCGTGTTCCAGGCACCCGAGGTTCCCGCCTCGACGCCGGACGCAGCCCCCTCCCAGGCGGCTGAATCCCAGGAACCGGCCGAGAACGCTCCGCGTGAGCAGAAGAACGAGTCCCGCGAGGACAACGGCGGCAACGGCAACGGCCGTTCCCGCGGTCGCCGTGGCGGTCGCGGCCGTGGTCGCTCCGGCGGCAACGGTGGTAGCGGCAACAACGAGCGCGGAAACGGCGACCGCAGCGATCGCAGTGAGCGTGGCGACCGTAACCAGGGCGGAAACGGCAACAACCGCAACGTCGTGAAGTCCATGCAGGGCAACGACCTCACCCGCCGCCTCCCGGAGCCGCCGCAGCAGCCCCGCGGCAGCGTCCGGCTGTACAACCTCGGCGGCATCTCCGAGATCGGCCGCAACATGACCGTCTTTGAGTATGACGGCCGTCTGCTCATCGTCGACGTGGGTGTGCTCTTCCCGTCCTCGGGTGAGCCCGGCGTCGACCTGATTCTCCCGGACTTCGGCCCGATCGAGAACAAGCTCGACAAGATCGACGGCATCGTCATCACGCACGGCCACGAGGACCACATCGGTGCCATCCCCTGGATCCTCAAGCTCAAGCACGACATCCCCATCTACTCGGCCAAGTTCACGCTGGCGCTCATCGCGGCGAAGACCAAGGAGCACCGCCAGCGCCCGAAGATGATCGAGGTGAACAAGGACTCCGATCTCAACATCGGCAAGTTCCGCCTGCGCTTCTGGACCGTCGGCCACTCCATCCCCGACGCGCTCGGCCTGTCCATCAAGGTCGGCGGCAACCACATCGTCATGACCGGCGACATCAAGGTCGACCAGACGCCCTACGACGGCAAGCCCACCGACCTGCCGGCACTGTCGCGCTTCGGCGACGAAGGCATCGACCTCTTCCTGGTCGACTCCACCAACGCCACCACGCCGGGCATCTCCAATTCGGAGCTCGGCATCGAGGACACCCTGATCCGTCTCACCCAGCGTGGACGCCAGCGGGTCATCGTCTCGTCGTTCGCGTCGAACGTCTCGCGTGTGCAGATGGCGGTCAACGCGGCCGTGGCCACGAACCGCAAGGTTGCCTTCAACGGCCGCTCGATGATCCGCAACATGGAGATCGCCGAGAAGATGGGTTACCTCAAGGCACCGAAGGGCACGATCGTGTCCGTCGATGACGCCTCGAAGATGGCCCCGCACAAGGTCATGCTCATCACCACCGGTACTCAGGGTGAGCCGATGGCGGCGCTGTCGCGCATGTCGCGTCGCGAACACCGCCAGATCACCATCCGTGACGGCGACATGATCATCATGTCCTCCTCGATGATCCCGGGCAACGAAGAAGCCATCTACGCGGTGCTCAACAACCTCTCGCAGATCGGCGCCGAGGTCATCACCAACAAGGACGCCAACGTCCACGCCTCGGGCCACGGCTACGCCGGCGAGCTGCTGTTCCTCTACAACGCCGCCCGCCCGAAGAACGTTATGCCGGTGCACGGCGAGTGGCGCCACATCCGCGCGAACAAGGAACTGGCCATCGCCACCGGCGTCCCCCGCGACAACGTGGTGCTGGCGCAGAACGGTGTCGTCGTGGACCTGCTCAACGGCAAGGCCCGCGTCAGCGGCCAGCTCCAGGTCGGCCACCTCTACGTCGACGGTGTCACCATGGGTGATGTCGACGCGGACGTGCTGTCGGACCGCACCAGCCTCGGCGCGGGTGGAGCCGTGTCCATCACCTGCATCGTTGACGACGTCACCGGACGCCTCCTAGAGTCGCCCCGCGTCTCGACGACCGGTTTCTCCGACGACGACCGTGGAGTCGTTCCGGAGGTCACGGAACTGGTGGAGAACACCATGTCCGACCTCGCCGGCCAGGGTGAGAACGACACCTACCGGATGGTGCAGCAGCTGCGCCGCGGCGTCTCTCGCGCGATCGAGCAGAAGTGGAAGCGCGAGCCGGTGATCCTGCCGACCGTCATCGCCATGAACTCGGGCAGCCGGGTCATCGGGGACGAGGACGTCGAAGTTTCCCGAGAGTCGCTGTAG
- the thyX gene encoding FAD-dependent thymidylate synthase produces the protein MATAVELDVQLIAATRFTPPADIAFESGDDGQALVEFAGRACYESFDRPNPRTAETADYLRHIMEVGHDGLLEHASATLYIRGISRSAVGELMRHRHFSFSQLSQRFVHPDDAEVVLPDAVVGDEELTRLVLRAADESRFVYDELLRALEEQLGEESNALLRRKQARQAARAVLPGATESRVVVTGNYRAWRHFIAARATEHADREIRKVAVACLRLLREEAPVVFSDFHITRLTDGSEMAASSIVSGY, from the coding sequence GTGGCCACCGCAGTAGAACTAGACGTCCAGCTCATCGCCGCCACCCGGTTCACCCCGCCGGCGGACATCGCCTTCGAATCGGGGGATGACGGCCAGGCGCTCGTCGAATTCGCCGGCCGTGCCTGCTACGAATCCTTCGACCGGCCCAACCCGCGCACCGCGGAGACCGCCGACTACCTCCGCCACATCATGGAGGTCGGCCACGACGGCCTCCTCGAGCATGCCTCGGCCACCCTCTACATCCGGGGCATCTCCCGCTCGGCCGTGGGGGAGCTCATGCGGCACCGGCACTTCTCCTTCTCCCAGCTCTCGCAGCGTTTCGTCCACCCCGACGACGCCGAGGTCGTGCTGCCCGACGCCGTGGTGGGCGACGAGGAGCTCACCCGGCTGGTCCTGCGCGCCGCCGATGAATCCCGTTTCGTCTACGACGAGCTACTGCGGGCGCTGGAGGAACAGCTCGGGGAGGAGTCCAACGCGCTGCTGCGGAGGAAGCAGGCCCGCCAGGCCGCCCGCGCCGTGCTGCCCGGTGCGACCGAATCGCGGGTGGTGGTCACGGGCAACTACCGCGCGTGGCGCCATTTCATCGCCGCCCGGGCCACCGAGCACGCCGACCGGGAGATCAGGAAGGTGGCCGTCGCCTGTCTGCGGCTGCTGCGCGAGGAAGCTCCGGTGGTCTTCTCCGACTTTCACATCACCCGGCTGACGGACGGATCCGAGATGGCGGCCAGCTCGATCGTCTCCGGCTACTGA